A genomic window from Acinetobacter chinensis includes:
- a CDS encoding 5'-methylthioadenosine/S-adenosylhomocysteine nucleosidase family protein: MKTDFALIMALPSESKGLFEQAGIDVHYSGIGKVNAAFKAFEVIQKTGCKTLLNLGTAGSTHFQAHELVEVHTFVQRDMDVSPLGFQVGETPMDTDFPAEISLECSFADLPKGICGTGDSFETGRPKVACQLVDMEGYALAKVCKKLGVRLISVKYITDGADDTAHLDWEENLLLGAQKLLKLYQSL, from the coding sequence ATGAAAACTGATTTTGCTCTGATCATGGCTTTGCCCAGTGAATCCAAAGGTCTGTTTGAACAGGCAGGTATAGATGTACATTACAGTGGGATTGGTAAAGTCAATGCAGCGTTTAAAGCCTTTGAAGTGATCCAGAAAACAGGCTGTAAAACATTACTGAATCTGGGTACAGCAGGCAGTACGCATTTTCAGGCACACGAACTGGTGGAAGTGCATACTTTTGTGCAGCGTGATATGGATGTTTCTCCACTGGGCTTTCAGGTGGGTGAGACGCCTATGGATACTGATTTTCCTGCGGAGATTTCGCTGGAATGCAGTTTTGCAGATTTGCCTAAAGGAATCTGTGGTACAGGTGACAGTTTTGAAACCGGCAGACCTAAGGTTGCATGTCAGTTGGTGGATATGGAAGGTTATGCACTGGCAAAAGTCTGTAAAAAACTCGGTGTGCGCTTAATTTCCGTAAAATATATTACTGATGGTGCAGATGATACTGCCCATCTCGACTGGGAAGAGAATCTGTTGCTGGGAGCACAGAAATTATTAAAATTATATCAAAGCCTGTAA
- a CDS encoding ankyrin repeat domain-containing protein: MKFNSFSPIPEDDEELHLPELVYWSALGELAEVEKSLASGTDVNSADEEGYSALHAAAENGYLDVVKLLISKGADVGHKTQYTALELAEMAGHSDVVDYLKKQ, from the coding sequence ATGAAATTCAACTCATTCTCCCCAATTCCTGAAGATGATGAAGAACTTCATCTTCCTGAACTTGTTTACTGGTCAGCGCTTGGTGAACTTGCAGAAGTTGAAAAATCTTTAGCCAGTGGCACAGATGTGAACTCGGCTGATGAGGAAGGCTATAGCGCACTGCATGCTGCTGCAGAAAATGGTTATCTGGACGTGGTGAAGCTGCTTATCAGCAAAGGTGCTGACGTAGGGCATAAAACACAATATACAGCCCTTGAGCTTGCAGAAATGGCAGGTCATAGCGATGTTGTTGATTATCTGAAAAAGCAGTAA
- a CDS encoding TetR/AcrR family transcriptional regulator, with the protein MEQKKSTQKRNQLLNAALDVFSLYGFTGASLDEIAQIAEMHKSNIFYYYENKEALYVEVLTTVLQKWLAPLQTLESELEPAEAITNYLLTKIEVSRTQPKASRLFALEVIQGAPHILEILKGPLKKLVKRKAKVITMWQEQGKISAEIDPELLILNIWAITQNYADFAVQMEMVTGKTLRNRSMQQRIIQHTVHMMLYGILPRDEK; encoded by the coding sequence ATGGAACAAAAGAAGAGTACTCAAAAACGGAATCAGCTGCTGAACGCAGCACTGGATGTATTTTCACTGTATGGATTTACCGGGGCCAGTCTGGATGAGATTGCCCAGATTGCAGAAATGCATAAATCCAATATTTTCTATTATTATGAAAATAAAGAAGCGTTGTATGTTGAAGTTTTAACTACCGTTCTACAGAAATGGTTAGCGCCACTGCAGACACTGGAGTCAGAACTGGAACCAGCTGAAGCGATCACCAATTATCTGTTGACGAAAATTGAAGTGTCGCGTACTCAGCCGAAAGCTTCACGCCTGTTTGCACTTGAGGTGATTCAGGGTGCTCCGCATATTCTGGAGATTCTGAAAGGACCACTGAAAAAACTGGTGAAACGCAAAGCGAAAGTCATCACCATGTGGCAGGAACAGGGAAAAATTTCAGCTGAAATTGATCCTGAACTGCTCATCCTGAATATCTGGGCGATTACTCAGAACTATGCTGACTTCGCTGTTCAGATGGAAATGGTGACAGGAAAAACACTGCGTAACCGCAGTATGCAGCAGCGCATTATTCAGCATACCGTACATATGATGCTGTACGGTATTTTACCTCGCGACGAAAAATAA
- a CDS encoding NADPH-dependent FMN reductase: MNIFIIVGSIREGRVAIKVADWLAAEINKLEFSTLNVETVDLKEWDLPFFAGKNSPATGIYDQPKQQEWGNKIASGDAFIFITPEYNHGYSPVLKNAIDYVYKEWQGKPSAFVSYGGTNGSRSIDQLKQVCGFMGMIDSNAVIELRDIFNRTRTEIFEPNEFDTKAVKSVVNKLIQYANV, translated from the coding sequence ATGAATATTTTTATTATTGTAGGCAGCATTCGTGAAGGTCGTGTTGCTATTAAAGTTGCCGACTGGTTAGCTGCAGAAATTAACAAACTGGAATTCAGTACCCTCAATGTAGAAACTGTAGATTTAAAAGAATGGGATCTGCCTTTTTTTGCAGGGAAAAATTCTCCTGCGACAGGTATTTATGATCAGCCAAAACAACAGGAATGGGGCAATAAAATTGCATCTGGAGATGCATTCATTTTTATTACACCCGAATATAATCACGGCTACAGCCCTGTACTGAAAAATGCCATCGACTATGTTTATAAAGAATGGCAGGGAAAACCATCCGCCTTTGTCAGCTATGGTGGAACCAATGGCTCACGCTCCATTGATCAGCTGAAGCAGGTCTGCGGATTTATGGGCATGATAGATTCCAATGCTGTCATAGAACTTCGTGATATTTTCAACAGAACCAGAACAGAAATTTTTGAGCCAAATGAATTTGACACAAAAGCAGTTAAATCTGTGGTCAATAAACTGATTCAGTATGCAAATGTCTGA
- the ileS gene encoding isoleucine--tRNA ligase: protein MSDKQTPENAVDYKATLNLPGTEFAMKANLAVREAKWLEEWYADNIYQQIRASRIGKKKYVLHDGPPYANGQIHLGHAVNKVLKDIIIKSRVMDGFDAPYVPGWDCHGLPIELKVEEKVGKVGVKVDASTFRKACREYANTQIELQKKDFVRMGVFGDWDKPYLTMNFKQEADIVRSLGEIAKAGHIEPGLKPVNWCLDCGSSLAEAEVDYKDKKSDAIDVGFGVIDLADLSEKVGVTVSNPTDIVIWTTTPWTLPANQAVALHAEIEYQLVEVQTERGTQNLILAKDLVESACERYKLENPKVLADFVGAKLENLKLQHPLLAERQVPVILGEHVIATSGTGAVHTAPGHGVDDYKVGLQYNLKVDNPVGGNGVYLPTAPIFAGEHIYKANPQIIAALSESNKLWAHVPIMHSYPHCWRHKTPIIFRATPQWFISMDNKGLRQDALNAIENEIGFVPDWGKNRIQSMIEGRPDWCISRQRTWGVPIPFFVHKDTNELHPRTPELIEEVAKLIEQEGIDGWYNRDAAEFIGADAEQYNAVRDTLDVWFDSGTTHYAVLREREELTDPADLYLEGSDQHRGWFQSSLLTSIAINKRAPYKALLTHGFVVDEKGRKMSKSIGNIITPQDIIKDMGADGLRFWIASADYRYEMTAGKEIFSRASDGYRRIRNTLRFLLANLNGFKPSTDALPVDQLIALDQYILQRAADVQKTIQQAYEDMNFHIVTNALTNFCINDLGGFYLDIIKDRQYTTKADSQARHSAQTALYHLVQAFVRWMSPILSFTAQEAWPLIPEQSEKYVFTAEWYDIPVSSTANLISEADWQTLITVKSAVNKQIEAARNAKLIGSNLSAKVELWANPELKAVLDQLGDELRFVLITSTVIVKDFDASQGEATDLEGLRVQVSAAEGEKCARCWHVLPDVNTHLEHPGLCARCIINLPTGQGEERKYA, encoded by the coding sequence ATGAGCGATAAGCAAACTCCTGAAAATGCTGTGGATTACAAAGCCACGCTGAATCTACCAGGTACTGAATTTGCGATGAAAGCAAATCTCGCAGTACGTGAAGCGAAATGGTTGGAAGAGTGGTATGCCGACAACATTTATCAGCAGATTCGTGCATCGCGTATTGGCAAGAAAAAATATGTGCTTCATGACGGCCCTCCGTATGCAAACGGTCAGATCCATTTGGGTCATGCAGTCAATAAAGTTTTAAAAGACATCATCATTAAAAGCCGTGTCATGGACGGTTTTGACGCGCCTTATGTACCAGGTTGGGATTGCCACGGTCTGCCAATCGAACTTAAGGTCGAAGAAAAAGTCGGTAAAGTGGGCGTTAAAGTCGATGCCTCTACTTTCCGTAAAGCATGCCGTGAATATGCCAACACGCAAATCGAATTACAAAAAAAAGATTTCGTGCGTATGGGTGTGTTTGGTGACTGGGACAAGCCTTATCTGACCATGAACTTCAAACAGGAAGCGGACATCGTTCGCTCACTGGGTGAAATTGCTAAAGCGGGTCATATCGAACCAGGTCTGAAACCAGTCAACTGGTGTCTGGACTGTGGTTCTTCGCTTGCAGAAGCAGAAGTCGACTATAAAGACAAAAAATCCGATGCGATTGATGTCGGTTTCGGTGTGATTGATCTTGCTGATCTATCTGAAAAAGTCGGTGTAACTGTATCAAACCCTACAGACATCGTGATCTGGACAACTACGCCTTGGACACTGCCTGCGAACCAGGCGGTTGCCTTGCATGCTGAAATTGAATACCAACTGGTTGAAGTCCAAACTGAACGTGGTACACAAAACTTAATCTTAGCCAAAGATTTAGTTGAGTCGGCATGTGAACGTTACAAACTTGAAAATCCAAAAGTATTGGCGGACTTTGTTGGTGCCAAACTTGAGAATTTAAAACTGCAACACCCATTGCTTGCAGAGCGTCAAGTGCCTGTGATTTTGGGTGAACACGTCATTGCAACAAGTGGTACAGGTGCGGTACATACTGCGCCTGGTCATGGTGTGGACGATTATAAAGTTGGCTTACAGTACAACTTAAAAGTGGATAATCCTGTAGGCGGTAATGGTGTGTATTTACCGACTGCACCGATTTTTGCAGGCGAGCACATCTATAAAGCCAATCCACAAATCATTGCAGCATTGAGCGAAAGCAACAAGCTTTGGGCGCATGTGCCAATCATGCACAGCTACCCTCACTGCTGGCGTCATAAAACCCCAATTATTTTCCGTGCGACACCACAATGGTTTATCAGCATGGACAATAAAGGCTTACGTCAGGATGCTTTGAATGCCATTGAAAATGAGATCGGTTTTGTCCCAGACTGGGGTAAAAACCGTATCCAGTCGATGATCGAAGGTCGTCCAGACTGGTGTATCTCACGTCAACGTACCTGGGGTGTGCCAATCCCATTCTTCGTGCATAAAGACACCAATGAATTGCACCCACGTACCCCTGAACTGATCGAAGAAGTTGCGAAGCTGATCGAACAGGAAGGGATTGATGGTTGGTATAACCGTGATGCTGCTGAATTTATTGGTGCAGACGCAGAGCAGTACAATGCTGTGCGCGATACCTTAGATGTATGGTTCGACTCAGGTACAACACATTATGCCGTGCTTCGTGAACGTGAAGAACTGACTGATCCTGCTGATTTGTATCTTGAAGGTTCTGACCAGCATCGTGGTTGGTTCCAGTCTTCATTGTTGACGTCAATTGCAATCAACAAACGTGCGCCATACAAAGCCCTTCTTACTCACGGTTTCGTGGTGGATGAGAAAGGTCGTAAGATGTCGAAATCAATTGGGAACATCATCACCCCGCAAGACATCATCAAAGATATGGGTGCAGATGGTTTACGTTTCTGGATTGCTTCTGCGGACTACCGTTATGAAATGACTGCAGGTAAAGAAATCTTCAGTCGTGCGTCTGATGGTTATCGTCGTATTCGTAATACATTGCGTTTCTTGTTGGCAAACTTAAATGGCTTCAAACCATCAACAGATGCGTTGCCAGTCGATCAATTGATCGCGCTTGATCAATACATCCTGCAACGTGCGGCTGATGTACAGAAAACCATTCAACAAGCTTATGAAGATATGAACTTCCATATCGTGACCAATGCTTTGACCAATTTCTGTATCAATGACTTGGGTGGTTTCTACTTAGACATCATCAAAGACCGTCAGTACACCACCAAAGCAGATTCGCAAGCACGTCATTCTGCACAAACTGCGCTGTATCATCTGGTACAGGCATTTGTACGCTGGATGTCACCAATCCTGAGCTTCACAGCACAGGAAGCATGGCCATTGATCCCAGAGCAGTCTGAAAAATATGTATTTACTGCGGAATGGTATGACATTCCAGTGTCATCGACTGCGAACCTGATCTCAGAAGCAGACTGGCAAACCTTGATCACGGTTAAATCAGCCGTGAATAAACAGATCGAAGCGGCACGTAATGCCAAACTGATCGGTTCAAACCTGTCGGCAAAAGTTGAGCTTTGGGCAAACCCTGAGTTGAAAGCGGTACTGGATCAACTGGGTGATGAATTACGTTTTGTCCTGATCACATCCACTGTGATTGTGAAAGATTTTGATGCTTCACAAGGTGAAGCGACTGATCTTGAAGGTTTACGTGTTCAGGTGTCTGCGGCTGAAGGTGAGAAATGTGCGCGTTGCTGGCATGTGCTTCCAGATGTGAATACACATCTTGAACATCCAGGACTGTGTGCTCGTTGTATTATCAACCTTCCTACAGGTCAAGGCGAAGAGAGAAAATATGCCTAA
- the lspA gene encoding signal peptidase II encodes MPNPQNKKGLFEFYPHNLMWLGLSVLAIIIDQWTKNIASTHLTYADPVPVLPFLNWTLLHNYGAAFSFLSDAGGWQHYLFTGLAGIVSIIFIFWLMRMPKSTVVLPMAIALILGGAIGNLIDRISLGYVVDFIHVFYQNNHFPAFNIADSAITLGTILLLIDTFFLEKKRIQNAESAK; translated from the coding sequence ATGCCTAATCCACAGAATAAAAAGGGTTTATTTGAGTTTTATCCGCACAATTTAATGTGGCTTGGACTTTCTGTCCTCGCCATCATTATTGATCAGTGGACGAAAAACATCGCAAGTACGCATCTGACTTATGCAGATCCTGTACCTGTACTGCCCTTTTTAAACTGGACATTGCTGCACAATTACGGCGCAGCATTCAGCTTTCTGTCCGATGCAGGTGGATGGCAACATTATTTATTTACGGGTCTGGCAGGCATTGTGTCGATCATCTTTATTTTTTGGCTGATGCGTATGCCGAAAAGTACGGTGGTTTTACCCATGGCCATTGCTTTGATTCTTGGTGGTGCGATCGGTAATCTGATTGATCGTATCAGCCTGGGTTATGTGGTCGATTTTATTCATGTGTTTTACCAGAACAATCACTTCCCTGCATTCAATATTGCAGACAGTGCGATCACTTTAGGCACCATTTTATTGTTAATTGATACCTTCTTTTTAGAAAAGAAACGTATTCAAAATGCGGAAAGCGCAAAATGA
- a CDS encoding TDT family transporter, whose product MQKPFYQLHHPREVIRQFTPNWFTVTMGTGVVALILPEFLFAHELLLRIATLLWQINTVLFSVFSILYLLRWLIYPHEARQIFSHSSMALFLGTIPMGLATVLNGFLKFGLPLYGDVAVQIAQVLWYTDVVLAVAIGIIVPFCMFNHQQHELQTMTAMWLLPIVACEVAATSGGLLVVHLPAGQEAVGILFAGYVLWGMSVLPAFAVLTILMLRLALHKLPGKELAISGWLALGPIGTGALALLVLGAQAPQVLAFIQMQQLGVFFQQAGIVASFILLGFGIWWFAIAVLTTLKHAVNELPFNLGWWGLTFPLGVFTLAVLNLGHQLKLEFIVDTGLGFAAILMLLWVMVMAKTVRGMYQGHLFFSPCLKSLLEREQKGL is encoded by the coding sequence ATGCAAAAGCCATTTTATCAGTTACACCATCCCAGAGAAGTGATCCGTCAGTTTACGCCAAACTGGTTTACCGTCACTATGGGGACAGGTGTGGTGGCATTGATTTTACCTGAATTTCTATTTGCACACGAACTGCTGCTGCGTATTGCGACCCTGTTATGGCAAATCAATACCGTATTGTTCAGCGTATTCAGTATTTTATATTTATTGCGATGGTTGATCTATCCTCATGAAGCACGGCAGATTTTTTCCCACTCAAGCATGGCACTGTTTTTAGGCACAATCCCAATGGGACTCGCAACGGTGCTGAACGGCTTTCTGAAGTTTGGATTGCCTCTGTATGGTGATGTCGCGGTTCAGATTGCCCAAGTGCTCTGGTATACCGATGTTGTGCTGGCTGTTGCGATTGGCATCATTGTACCGTTCTGCATGTTCAACCATCAGCAGCATGAGCTACAGACCATGACAGCGATGTGGTTACTGCCGATTGTAGCCTGTGAGGTTGCAGCAACGTCAGGCGGTTTACTGGTGGTACATTTACCTGCGGGGCAGGAAGCGGTTGGGATTTTATTTGCAGGTTATGTGCTGTGGGGGATGTCTGTATTACCGGCATTTGCGGTACTGACCATTCTGATGTTGCGCCTGGCTTTGCATAAACTGCCTGGTAAAGAACTGGCCATCAGTGGCTGGCTGGCACTGGGACCGATTGGAACAGGGGCATTGGCATTGCTGGTTTTAGGTGCACAGGCACCACAGGTTCTGGCATTTATTCAGATGCAGCAGCTGGGTGTGTTCTTCCAGCAGGCAGGCATCGTTGCAAGTTTTATCCTGCTGGGTTTTGGTATCTGGTGGTTTGCGATAGCGGTTCTGACCACACTGAAACATGCTGTGAATGAGTTACCGTTTAACCTGGGCTGGTGGGGGCTGACCTTCCCATTGGGTGTATTTACACTGGCTGTTCTTAATTTAGGTCATCAGCTGAAGCTTGAGTTTATTGTGGATACGGGACTGGGCTTTGCTGCCATTCTGATGCTGCTGTGGGTCATGGTCATGGCGAAAACAGTGAGAGGAATGTATCAGGGGCATCTGTTCTTTTCACCCTGTCTGAAAAGCCTGCTGGAACGTGAGCAGAAAGGACTCTGA
- a CDS encoding FKBP-type peptidyl-prolyl cis-trans isomerase: MTEEIINPNEETRVADGSKVDLHFSVAIENGVEIDNTRSREEPVSLVMGDGSLLPGFEKALFGLRAGDRRTVSLPPEDAFGPWNPENVQKFDTVKFEQRPVEGHMIEFEDKAKQSLFGVVKTVGEDITEVDFNHPLAGKNITFEVEIFKVTPAGQQGVKLM, encoded by the coding sequence ATGACTGAAGAAATTATTAATCCCAATGAAGAAACCCGCGTTGCAGATGGCTCAAAAGTAGATCTCCATTTCTCTGTTGCGATTGAAAATGGCGTTGAAATTGACAATACCCGTAGCCGTGAAGAGCCTGTGAGCTTAGTCATGGGCGATGGCAGTTTATTGCCAGGTTTTGAAAAAGCGTTATTTGGTCTTCGTGCAGGCGACCGTCGTACCGTTAGTCTTCCTCCTGAAGATGCTTTTGGTCCCTGGAATCCTGAGAATGTGCAGAAATTTGACACTGTGAAGTTTGAACAGCGTCCTGTTGAAGGTCACATGATCGAATTTGAAGACAAAGCAAAACAAAGCCTGTTTGGTGTGGTTAAAACCGTTGGTGAAGACATCACTGAAGTGGATTTCAACCATCCATTGGCTGGTAAAAACATTACCTTTGAAGTGGAAATTTTCAAAGTTACCCCTGCGGGTCAGCAAGGCGTGAAATTGATGTAA
- a CDS encoding DUF4256 domain-containing protein, whose amino-acid sequence MKKLSAQTEQQLLDILKNRFEKNMFRHPDIRWSELKEQLQHLPEKLWSLNEMERTGGEPDLVVLNSAQNLTFYDCCTESPKGRRSHCYDLEALKSRKANPPEHHVVGRAVEMGVNLLTENLYHDLQRVFPFDLKSSSWVCTPEDIRRQGGAIFCDLRYGRVFTYHNGAESYYSSRGFRAYLSL is encoded by the coding sequence ATGAAAAAACTGTCTGCACAAACTGAACAGCAACTGCTGGATATACTGAAAAACAGATTTGAAAAGAATATGTTCCGTCATCCTGATATCCGTTGGAGTGAACTGAAAGAACAGTTACAGCATCTGCCTGAAAAACTGTGGTCATTAAATGAAATGGAACGCACGGGTGGTGAACCTGATTTAGTCGTGCTCAATTCTGCACAGAACTTAACTTTTTATGACTGTTGTACAGAATCTCCGAAAGGACGTCGAAGCCATTGCTATGATCTGGAGGCTTTAAAAAGCCGTAAAGCAAACCCACCTGAACATCATGTCGTCGGTCGGGCAGTTGAAATGGGCGTGAATCTGCTTACAGAAAATCTTTATCATGATCTGCAGCGTGTATTTCCGTTTGATTTAAAAAGTTCAAGCTGGGTTTGCACGCCTGAAGACATCCGTAGGCAGGGTGGGGCAATTTTTTGTGATCTTCGATACGGTCGGGTATTTACATATCACAATGGAGCAGAATCCTATTATTCATCCAGGGGGTTCAGAGCATATCTGAGTCTCTGA
- a CDS encoding aromatic acid/H+ symport family MFS transporter — MTTENLNINSVVDKAKFTSFHFNVVAWCLLIILFDGYDLAINGVVLPLLMQDWGLSAMQAGMLASTALAGMMFGAMFFGSLADKIGRKKVIMICIVLFSGLTFAGGFASNPTEFAVLRFLAGLGIGGVMPNLVALTSEYAPQKMRSTLVTTMFSGYAVGGVMAALLGSWFTPDFGWQIMFFIAGIPLFLLPVIWKFLPESLAFIVKENKQEKARSIVRQLAPDAKVTDETVFSIPQENIPEAANVVSLFRRGRAGNTLLFWLAFFTCLLTMYALSSWLPKLMMAAGYSMDNSLMFMMVMNVGAVVGIVGGGILADRFHLKPVLMVLGMMGALVMSLMGFQSNQFLLYILVFLAGAASIGSQMLLYSYVAQFYPLAVRSTGIGWSSAIGRMGAIVGPILIGGLLGMNLPAHFNFMAVGLPVLITAIAVALIVHDNDSDKIDIKEASAAKA; from the coding sequence ATGACAACGGAAAATCTGAATATAAATTCTGTCGTTGATAAGGCAAAATTTACCTCGTTTCACTTCAATGTAGTGGCTTGGTGTTTATTGATTATTTTGTTTGATGGCTACGATCTGGCAATTAATGGTGTGGTTTTACCACTGTTAATGCAGGATTGGGGGCTGTCAGCAATGCAGGCAGGTATGCTTGCGAGTACTGCTTTGGCAGGCATGATGTTTGGAGCCATGTTTTTTGGCTCTCTGGCCGACAAAATTGGTCGAAAAAAAGTCATTATGATCTGTATTGTGCTGTTCAGTGGTCTAACTTTTGCGGGTGGCTTTGCATCCAATCCCACAGAGTTTGCTGTTCTGCGCTTTCTTGCAGGTTTAGGAATAGGTGGGGTGATGCCAAACCTGGTGGCATTAACCTCTGAATACGCTCCTCAGAAAATGCGCAGTACACTGGTCACAACCATGTTCAGTGGTTATGCGGTTGGTGGCGTGATGGCAGCTTTACTGGGTTCATGGTTTACGCCGGATTTTGGTTGGCAGATCATGTTCTTTATTGCAGGTATTCCATTATTTCTTTTACCTGTGATTTGGAAGTTTCTTCCTGAATCTCTGGCTTTTATTGTGAAAGAAAATAAACAGGAAAAAGCCCGCAGTATTGTGAGACAGCTTGCACCAGATGCAAAAGTGACAGATGAAACTGTGTTCAGCATACCTCAGGAAAACATTCCAGAAGCGGCGAATGTAGTGAGCCTGTTCCGCAGAGGACGTGCAGGAAATACACTGCTGTTCTGGCTGGCTTTCTTTACCTGTTTGCTGACCATGTATGCTTTGAGCAGCTGGTTGCCAAAACTGATGATGGCAGCAGGTTATTCCATGGATAACAGCTTAATGTTCATGATGGTGATGAATGTTGGTGCTGTGGTCGGAATTGTTGGTGGTGGTATTCTGGCTGACCGTTTCCACCTGAAACCAGTGTTGATGGTTTTAGGTATGATGGGTGCGCTTGTGATGAGTCTGATGGGCTTTCAGTCCAATCAGTTCCTGCTGTATATACTTGTATTTCTGGCTGGTGCAGCATCAATCGGTTCACAGATGCTGTTATATAGCTACGTGGCGCAGTTTTATCCACTAGCAGTACGTTCGACAGGGATTGGCTGGTCTTCGGCAATCGGCCGTATGGGTGCAATTGTAGGACCGATTCTGATTGGTGGTTTACTGGGTATGAATTTACCTGCACACTTCAACTTTATGGCAGTCGGTTTACCTGTACTGATTACTGCGATAGCAGTTGCATTGATTGTTCATGACAATGACAGCGATAAAATTGACATTAAAGAAGCTTCGGCTGCAAAAGCATAA
- the ribF gene encoding riboflavin biosynthesis protein RibF, whose protein sequence is MKLLRLNALAPNLQLPPTAVTIGNFDGVHLGHQAMIAQLKDIAQQQHLKTLVMIFEPQPLEFFKGYEAPPRISSLREKVEYLTELGVDYIAIAKFDNQFRSLSAQSFADLLKFKLNTKSLVLGEDHHFGKDRQGNSEFLKQYGFNVTNLNNVDCDGERVSSTRIRQVLQAGNLALAAKLLGRPYSMTGRVQYGDQIGRTLNFPTINVRMGRHRPCLNGIYGVDVVCETMPLTDKVKADNPAKPGVQGYQANALYGAGHVGTRPAIKQEHPEWRLEVHFPDVSANLYGLLMRVTFLDYLHGELNYPSLEALQAGIDDDVERLLEFRKNTPKFPF, encoded by the coding sequence ATGAAGCTGTTACGTCTAAATGCCTTAGCACCGAATTTGCAATTGCCACCGACCGCTGTGACGATCGGCAATTTTGATGGTGTCCATCTTGGGCATCAGGCGATGATTGCCCAGCTGAAAGACATTGCTCAGCAGCAGCATCTAAAAACACTGGTCATGATTTTTGAACCACAGCCCCTGGAATTTTTTAAAGGCTATGAAGCACCACCTCGCATCAGTTCACTCAGAGAAAAAGTAGAATATTTAACTGAACTGGGTGTCGACTATATTGCGATTGCCAAATTTGATAATCAGTTCCGCAGTTTAAGTGCTCAAAGCTTTGCAGATCTGCTTAAATTTAAACTCAATACCAAAAGCCTGGTTTTAGGCGAAGATCATCATTTTGGTAAAGACCGCCAGGGCAACAGCGAATTTTTAAAACAATACGGCTTTAATGTTACCAATTTAAATAATGTGGATTGCGACGGTGAGCGTGTCAGTTCCACCCGTATCCGCCAGGTACTGCAGGCAGGTAATTTAGCCCTTGCTGCAAAATTACTGGGTCGCCCATATAGCATGACGGGTCGTGTACAATATGGCGACCAGATTGGGCGGACGCTGAATTTCCCGACCATTAATGTACGCATGGGACGTCATCGTCCATGTCTCAATGGTATTTATGGCGTGGATGTGGTCTGTGAAACCATGCCATTGACCGACAAAGTCAAAGCAGATAATCCTGCTAAACCGGGCGTTCAGGGTTACCAGGCAAATGCGCTTTATGGTGCAGGTCATGTCGGTACACGCCCAGCCATCAAACAGGAACATCCTGAATGGCGATTAGAAGTACATTTTCCTGATGTTTCTGCTAATCTGTACGGTCTGTTAATGCGGGTCACTTTCCTCGACTATTTACATGGTGAATTAAATTACCCATCTCTTGAAGCGCTACAGGCGGGAATAGATGATGATGTCGAGCGACTGCTTGAGTTTCGTAAAAACACCCCCAAATTTCCTTTTTAA